A single genomic interval of Pochonia chlamydosporia 170 chromosome 7, whole genome shotgun sequence harbors:
- a CDS encoding lectin family integral membrane protein (similar to Metarhizium acridum CQMa 102 XP_007810431.1) produces MRFFGESIVLAALIAAGLSQAQVLINELSFGHSGRLGAGDGKIPHFTIAGQPNQPELLSNKVILTPMDPGNQRSSIWSDSPLTRSTWVADVDFRASGPDRAGGNLNIWFVRRGREEVGTNSVYTAGKFDGLALVIDTHGGAGGMIRGFLNDGNVDYVSQPNVDKLAFGQCNYFYRNLGRPSQLKLRQTVSSFKVEIDGHLCFETDKVSLPAGYHFGITAATPDKPDSFEVFKLVVMSDSTVSGDNSQQYGSRHQQPDHNQAQQGQQNKNDGVGNTIPDRPAEVYKTSMEQFQDLHNRLQSVSHQITGVYNSVSKHHQMDEARHDEMKKAFDSLRHELAAIRQIGDLQSKIKELETEIHSMHHDMRQKLATHGETVEANLHQHHRHLTAALTDSIPGHGKLMFFFVGTQILLVAGYVVYKRRRANSPKKYL; encoded by the exons ATGCGATTCTTTGGCGAATCCATAGTCCTGGCGGCGCTGATCGCCGCGGGTCTCTCGCAAGCACAAGTCTTAATCAATGAGCTCAGCTTTGGCCATTCTGGTCG CCTgggtgctggtgatggaaagaTTCCTCACTTCACAATCGCTGGCCAGCCCAACCAGCCAGAGCTCCTGTCCAACAAGGTCATTCTTACACCAATGGACCCGGGCAATCAACGATCATCGATCTGGTCGGATTCACCTCTTACGCGCTCAACCTGGGTGGCAGATGTGGACTTCCGTGCCAGTGGACCAGACCGAGCGGGCGGAAACTTGAACATTTGGTTTGTGAGGCGAGGTAGGGAGGAAGTTGGTACCAACAGCGTCTATACTGCTGGAAAATTTGACGGGTTGGCCTTGGTTATTGATACacatggtggtgctggtggcatGATCCGTGGTTTCCTGAACGATGGCAATGTAGACTACGTGTCACAACCTAACGTGGACAAACTCGCATTTGGACAGTGCAACTACTTCTACCGCAACCTTGGTCGTCCATCACAGCTGAAACTTCGCCAAACTGTTTCAAGCTTCAAAGTCGAGATTGACGGCCATCTATGCTTCGAGACGGACAAGGTTTCGCTTCCCGCGGGATACCACTTTGGTATAACGGCTGCCACTCCCGATAAGCCCGACTCTTTCGAAGTCTTCAAGCTCGTTGTCATGTCTGACTCAACGGTTTCTGGAGATAACAGCCAACAGTACGGCTCTCGACACCAGCAGCCCGACCATAACCAGGCACAGCAAGGTCAGCAAAACAAGAATGACGGGGTTGGCAACACCATCCCCGACCGGCCTGCCGAGGTCTACAAAACCTCTATGGAACAATTCCAGGATCTTCATAACCGCCTCCAGTCTGTCAGTCACCAGATTACCGGAGTTTACAACTCCGTATCGAAACACCACCAGATGGACGAGGCTCGACacgatgagatgaagaaggcgtttGATTCTCTGCGCCACGAGCTTGCTGCTATTCGTCAAATTGGCGATCTCCAGTCCAAGATTAAGGAGCTCGAAACTGAAATTCACAGCATGCACCACGACATGAGGCAGAAGCTTGCTACTCACGGAGAGACGGTCGAAGCCAACttgcaccagcaccaccgtCACCTCACTGCTGCTTTGACTGATAGTATTCCCGGCCACGGAAAGCTGATGTTCTTCTTTGTCGGCACACAAATCCTCCTGGTGGCAGGATATGTGGTGTATAAGCGTCGTAGAGCGAACAGCCCCAAGAAGTATTTGTAA
- a CDS encoding ALG6, ALG8 glycosyltransferase family domain-containing protein has protein sequence MAESYPTLTQCAVVAAAFKVLLFPTYKSTDFEVHRNWLAITNSLPVSEWYYERTSEWTLDYPPFFAYFEWVLAHLARLVDPAMVKVYNLNYESWQTVYFQRATVIGTELLLAYALQLFIDSTPMLSRRAAQVAALSIFLSPGLLIIDHIHFQYNGFMYGILLWSLVLARCKSTLLQSGLIFAALLCFKHIYLYLAPAYFVFLLRTYCLSARSYFHIKFLNCVKLGLGIISIFATAFGPFALMGQIPQLLSRLFPFARGLCHAYWAPNVWALYSLADRILIHLAPRLGLAVKSEALQSVTRGLVGDTAFAVLPEISPRLCFILTLFFQCLPLLKLFFASNPSWEAFIGAVTLCGYASFLFGWHVHEKAILLVIIPFSVIALRDRRHLGAFRPLVVAGHVSLFPLLFTPAEFPVKTVYTIFWLVLFLMAFDRLAPASNKPRVFLLDRFSTLYIAVSIPLIAYTSLIHQVIFGKSYEFLPLMFTSCYAAIGVVGSWVGYMVVYFTS, from the exons ATGGCAGAGTCATATCCCACGCTGACCCAGTGCGCGGTTGTCGCCGCTGCATTCAAGGTCCTTTTATTCCCAACCTA CAAATCTACAGATTTCGAGGTTCACCGCAACTGGCTTGCCATTACCAACAGCCTTCCCGTTTCCGAATGGTACTACGAAAGAACCTCAGAATGGACGCTCGATTATCCTCCGTTCTTTGCATACTTCGAGTGGGTTCTTGCGCATTTGGCTCGATTGGTAGACCCCgccatggtcaaggtctACAACCTAAATTACGAGAGCTGGCAAACCGTATACTTTCAGCGAGCAACTGTTATAGGGACTGAACTATTGCTAGCTTACGCTCTCCAGCTTTTTATCGACTCAACGCCAATGTTGTCGAGACGGGCGGCTCAAGTTGCCGCGCTGTCGATCTTTCTCTCGCCTGGGTTGTTGATTATTGACCACATTCACTTCCAGTACAATGGATTCATGTACGGTATCCTGCTGTGGTCATTGGTGCTGGCTAGGTGCAAGTCCACGCTTCTTCAAAGTGGTCTTATTTTTGCCGCACTTTTATGCTTCAAGCACATTTATCTCTACCTTGCCCCAGCCTACTTTGTGTTCCTTTTACGAACGTATTGCCTATCAGCAAGGTCATACTTCCATATCAAGTTCCTGAACTGTGTCAAGTTGGGACTGGGCATTATCTCTATTTTCGCTACAGCATTCGGACCGTTTGCACTGATGGGGCAAATCCCACAATTGTTGAGCCGGCTCTTCCCCTTTGCCCGCGGACTTTGTCATGCATACTGGGCTCCAAACGTGTGGGCATTGTACTCGTTGGCAGACCGAATTCTAATACATC TTGCCCCCAGACTCGGCCTTGCTGTGAAGTCGGAAGCGCTGCAAAGTGTCACTCGTGGTCTTGTAGGTGATACTGCCTTTGCAGTTCTACCCGAGATATCTCCTAGATTGTGTTTcattttgactttgttctTTCAATGCCTGCCTCTCCTAAAACTTTTCTTCGCTTCCAACCCCTCATGGGAAGCCTTCATCGGTGCCGTCACTCTTTGTGGGTATGCATCCTTTCTCTTTGGGTGGCATGTCCACGAAAAGGCTATTTTGCTCGTCATTATTCCCTTCAGTGTCATCGCACTCCGGGACAGAAGACATTTGGGCGCCTTCCGGCCTCTGGTGGTAGCGGgtcatgtttctttgttccCGTTGCTTTTCACGCCGGCAGAATTCCCCGTCAAAACCGTTTACACAATTTTCTGGCTGGTTCTGTTCTTGATGGCGTTTGACCGGCTGGCGCCGGCTTCAAACAAGCCGAGAGTCTTCCTATTGGATCGATTCAGTACATTGTACATTGCGGTGAGCATTCCGTTGATCGCATACACGTCGTTGATCCATCAAGTTATTTTCGGAAAGAGTTATGAGTTCCTTCCACTCATGTTCACCAGCTGCTACGCGGCGATAGGGGTTGTTGGTAGTTGGGTGGGATACATGGTGGTGTATTTTACGTCGTGA